Below is a window of Lagenorhynchus albirostris chromosome 11, mLagAlb1.1, whole genome shotgun sequence DNA.
TGGACACTTTCCCCAAAATGGTATCAAAACATTTCATGAAGCTTTCACACAATGGAGATTTGGTTAAGCTGTtaagtttttcaattttgttgtaTATGTCACCAGATAATTTAGCAAAAATCTGGCTTTCTTAGAGCTTCTTAGAGACAAGTTGAATTTTATTTGATCTCTCTGGAAACTATGTCCTAGTGTTAAGACATAATTCAATTAAACAACTAATCACATATACTCATCCCACTGGGTTCTGTTTTGTggaattaacattttcttaaagccaaatgtgaaaaaaacaatgttaaaatatccttattagaatttttattttcagcatgaataaattttaaaatacaaaatgggaATTCACATTTTAAGTGGgcattttaattgaattttgagGATGAAATGGTTTTACCTCAGAAATAGCTTTGAAAGTTCTCTAACTACAAATAGCAAGCAATTCTTGACAGCTTGAACAGCATACTTTATGTCAATACCCACGAATGAAACCAATTGCTTCTCTTGAAAATAAGACTTGAATCCTGGCTGGCAGTGGAAACCTCTCATGGTGAAGCTGACTGAACTGCATACCCTGAAGTTTTTAAATCCACAGTCCACCTCTCCATTGGcccaatatacatatatatccaatCCCACAGGCTCTTACAATGTGACTGACCCTCCTCCCAGTAGGAGGTGGAGTCTATGCTCCTTTTCCATGAAGCTGGGATTTGATCTTCTGGGACTTCTGGTGACCAAGAGTATAGTGGAAGTGATGCTAGGACTTCCAAGGCTAATTCCTATAAAAGATCCAGCTTCTGCCTGGCTCCACTTCAGAGCCCTGAAATAAGTCCAGTTGCCCTAAAGCCACCATGCTGTGGATTCTGAGGAAAGCCTGAGCCACTAACAGGGAGATGCTCAAACAATCTCCCTCTAACCGGATGTGAAAAAGCCTTTGGAGATGACTCAAGAGCTACCATCTGATTGTAACTTCATGAGACACAGAAGCAGAACCACCCAACAAATGCTCCttaatttctgacccacagaaagcTTGAGATTGTATCGTCTCTTGCCATTACATTTCAGATGATTCGTTACACAGCAGTAACTAATGCACACTGATGACACCAACTGCCACAGCCATCATTTGCTTGGGGTCAGACCGCAGCTCTACCTTTTGTCAGTTTGGTCCAAATTTACACCCATAACCCCTCCTTTTTCTCTGCAACACAGGTAAAATAAGACTGGAACCTTAAACAAGACCAGGTGATGATGACAGAGAGAACATGTAATGAGATATACCTGGTTTCTAAATTTAGTTCACTGACCTTATAACATGGGTttgtaatgaaaacatttatcTTCCTGTTTAGACTCCTTTGAAGTTTTTTTCCTGAGGTCCCATCTGCATACTTTACACAGGGTCTGTCAACTCAATCCAGATATTATATCCAAAGGCCTGAAGGTAAAATGTAATCAGacttgaaaaaataaactatattacaGATTGGGCTTTTATACTTCCTAACCAAAATACAAGGGAAAACTAAACAGTGGCTTACGttctagcttttaaaaaatcagtttgggCTTAAACCAAATTCCAGATGCTTCAATGTGCCGAAGTGCCACCGTCCCAGGGGCATTCACCTACTCCAGGTGTCAAGCAggtaccttttttaaaaacaaaaccagaaagttttttttttgtaatttagaaAGTCAGATCTGTGTGAGAATTAAGTTACCTGAAATAGTTTTTAGCTATCAAATGTTTTGGTCCTTCTAAAAAAGCTATCATTCTAAGAAACAGCCTAATTTAGATTACCTTCTTTTACAAATAAGGATTAACACACtgattaggatttttaaaagtatattaagtGTTGCAAAAATCTGATTATATACGGAAATGTACTTGTCAAAATAAACCACAAATGAATATTTATCCATATTCAAACTGAacaattaaattgtttttaaaaatttagggcATGGTTCCTAAAAATGTAAGAACTCTCTTGAGTGACAAATCCTGAAACATATGACAATTTATGAGTAGGGATCATAGTATTCAAccaacagtgatttttttttccttgaggttCTAATGTATGCataattctttccattttagggttaattctttaaaaactagttttaaaaataattatcaagtCACAGACAAACCATGAACAGTTGGGTTTATTTCAACAGTAAGTTTGAAACTCTTGCTTCTGGCAAGAGTACTACAGTAATTATATTAGGAATAGGTAATTTCCTACACTGTCAGATATATAAAAGTTCCTTCTGCATTTTCCTCAACACTGATCAACAAGCAGATTCAGTCCACATCTGCTTTCATCTACTCAGTGTACCCAAGCTTCTTCTTCAGAGATTCTGGCATCTCAGGGGGAGGAGGGCGAGGGAGCCTGAAGTAGACCTTCACGGAGTCATAGATGAACCACTGCAGTGCAGTCAGAGTGCCAATCATGATGATACGGGCAAAGAGTCCCTTCCATACACCTGGATAAAATATGAAATGTGAGTGAAAAATATACTCCAAAGTGTTATTCTTTCTTtagaggggaggaaaaaaaatcttacctctAAATCCAAGTCTCTGGAGGACCAGAGACGCACTGCTACCCTTCTCTTTATTCAACACAGACACCACAGAATCAGCAGGGTGAGAAACAATGGCACAGAAGACTCCAGCTGAAAAAAAGTCAAGATAAATGATCCAATATGgggtcagttaaaaaaaattttcacatcACAGCCAACAACATTTTCATGAGTAATAAAATTTTCTTGtgtttaaataaatcatattttagaGTGAGACTGACAAGAAAAGTTATAAAGCAGTCTACCCTCTGTAAAACAGAACAATCCCTCAAGTTATATTCAGATTTTAACACCTTCTCTTGTATTAAAAATTTGTTATTGGAAaaactaaacaacaaaaaaaggcacAGCAGTGAAGTCAATACATTCCCAAGCTTAATTATGACATGCAAAccacaaaacaattattttaggAACGAATTAGCAAGTATTTATGAATCCTGAAGAGTGTATAAAACGCAATGGAAAGATAAAACTTCTTTGGAATATTTTTCCCTCACAAAAGAGGCCAATACTGGAAATGATTATTCTTAATTTCACAGACAAGCATGTTCAAAATAATTCATACCTATGTAACCTGCCACAAATGTGACAACCAGCTGCTCTGGCTTTGAACATTCACTTCGGGGCTTGGGAACCACAAACTTGTACAATGCTTCAACAGTACGTTCAAAGCAGGCgaacttcatcatggtgtatggtaTCTGTCTCATCCAGAGAGGAGCAACCCCCTTGTAGAATCTAGGAAATCAGAAGACTTATTTTACTCAGTTGCATATATTCATCTAgcagactttttcattattaacaGACGTGTCCGCACACCAGTCAAGTCCTGATAGTAACAAAATGGCAGCACTACTGCATGTCATTTCTATCAGAACCTAAGACTAACATGCAGGTATATTTATCTCACATGCCAATGACTCAAGCACCTTTGACTATACAACCAAAAAAGTTGCTGGATGTTTCTTTCACTGGAACTACAAGAAACAGTAAGTTTACAAGTAGAACTCAGCTCAAGATTGGCATCCACAAAGGTGGATCTAAGGAAGCATGTGTGGCCCGACTATATGCAAATTCTTAACTGTGAACATAGATGACAAGAATTCTAACAAGGGCACTCCCCAACCCCCAAGTTAAGAGTTAATATTTAGGTCAAATATCAAGTCATTTGTAGACTGACAAATGATTCtaactttaggggaaaaaaaaaccccttaaTTCAGGGTTCAAGCCATGTATCAACTTATCCTTGCCCCTAGAGTTTACGTTCTATGTGAGGCGGAAAGAgatatgaaaaagagaaagtctgGCAGGTTTAACGCTAACAAATGCGGTTTTCTCAAATGAGTATTTTTATACTATATATTTAGGCAAACGTTTACTTACGCCTTTATGCCTTCTTCCTTATACATTTTGGGAGCTGCATCCCTCAAAGTGTTAGCATATCCTGGTTGGGTTTGAATTCGAACCTTAGCAGCTTCCATAGGAGCCAGAGCAATGTCAGCAAAGAATTCAGCACTGGCAGAGGCAGCCAAATATAGTGATGTGCGCCAGAGATAGGCATTCTCCTAAATGAAAAACATAAGGAGAAACATGAATTGCT
It encodes the following:
- the SLC25A3 gene encoding solute carrier family 25 member 3 isoform X2, yielding MFSSVAHLARANPFNAPHLQLVQDGLAGPRSNSAGTPGPPRRSRKLAAASVEEYSCEYGSAKFYALCGFGGVLSCGLTHTAVVPLDLVKCRMQVDPQKYKGIFNGFSVTLKEDGVRGLAKGWAPTFIGYSMQGLCKFGFYEVFKVLYSNMLGEENAYLWRTSLYLAASASAEFFADIALAPMEAAKVRIQTQPGYANTLRDAAPKMYKEEGIKAFYKGVAPLWMRQIPYTMMKFACFERTVEALYKFVVPKPRSECSKPEQLVVTFVAGYIAGVFCAIVSHPADSVVSVLNKEKGSSASLVLQRLGFRGVWKGLFARIIMIGTLTALQWFIYDSVKVYFRLPRPPPPEMPESLKKKLGYTE
- the SLC25A3 gene encoding solute carrier family 25 member 3 isoform X1: MFSSVAHLARANPFNAPHLQLVQDGLAGPRSNSAGTPGPPRRSRKLAAASVEEQYSCDYGSGRFFLLCGLGGIISCGTTHTALVPLDLVKCRMQVDPQKYKGIFNGFSVTLKEDGVRGLAKGWAPTFIGYSMQGLCKFGFYEVFKVLYSNMLGEENAYLWRTSLYLAASASAEFFADIALAPMEAAKVRIQTQPGYANTLRDAAPKMYKEEGIKAFYKGVAPLWMRQIPYTMMKFACFERTVEALYKFVVPKPRSECSKPEQLVVTFVAGYIAGVFCAIVSHPADSVVSVLNKEKGSSASLVLQRLGFRGVWKGLFARIIMIGTLTALQWFIYDSVKVYFRLPRPPPPEMPESLKKKLGYTE